A genomic stretch from Corynebacterium sp. 21KM1197 includes:
- a CDS encoding DUF4177 domain-containing protein, with the protein MGDNNKQYVVLQVVLKEKLLGTGSGNISELESVMNKQAAKGYRLHTITTSSSGSKGWGGGDRVQATLVFERL; encoded by the coding sequence AATAAGCAGTACGTGGTGTTGCAGGTGGTGCTCAAGGAGAAACTTTTGGGCACGGGCTCCGGGAATATCTCCGAGCTGGAGTCGGTGATGAATAAGCAGGCAGCCAAGGGGTATCGGCTGCACACCATCACCACCTCCTCCTCCGGCAGCAAGGGATGGGGCGGGGGCGACCGGGTGCAGGCCACCTTGGTTTTTGAGCGCCTGTAG
- a CDS encoding AEC family transporter, whose amino-acid sequence MIGVITGFAIIMVVIAVGYVLGRIKIIPPGEARLMLNRVAFYAATPALLFTVVSTSPPQALFSPVIAVSLLATLLTGAVFLVVARVLPGRQQHSAADTAMGAAAASYVNSNNIGLPVSMYVLGSAAYIPPILVIQMALLTPLLLSVLGASGAGGGSHGSTTRAVLGAIRTALLSPIVLASVAGLVVCLTSITVPEPVMAPLEILGGASIPMILMSFGASLNTTTVLDSPKDRSRVLLATGLKTLVMPLLAWLLTLGLGLEGEERYAAIILAALPTAQNVYNYAATFQKGTIVARDTVLLTTFTSLPVMLTIAVLSGR is encoded by the coding sequence ATGATCGGCGTGATCACCGGGTTTGCCATCATCATGGTGGTGATCGCCGTGGGCTACGTTCTGGGCCGGATCAAGATCATCCCGCCGGGCGAGGCCCGCCTCATGCTCAACCGCGTGGCGTTCTACGCGGCCACCCCGGCGCTGCTCTTCACGGTGGTCTCCACCTCCCCGCCGCAGGCCCTTTTCTCGCCCGTGATCGCGGTGAGCCTGCTGGCCACACTGCTCACCGGAGCGGTGTTTCTGGTCGTGGCGCGCGTGCTCCCGGGCCGCCAGCAGCACAGCGCTGCGGATACCGCGATGGGCGCGGCAGCGGCGTCGTACGTTAATTCCAATAACATCGGCCTGCCGGTGAGCATGTATGTGCTGGGCAGCGCGGCGTATATCCCGCCCATTCTGGTGATTCAGATGGCGCTGCTCACGCCGCTGCTGCTCTCCGTGTTGGGGGCCAGCGGGGCGGGCGGCGGGAGCCACGGGAGCACCACTCGCGCAGTGCTGGGCGCCATCCGCACCGCGCTGCTCAGCCCCATCGTGCTGGCCTCCGTGGCGGGCCTGGTGGTGTGCCTGACCTCGATCACCGTGCCCGAGCCGGTGATGGCTCCCCTGGAGATCCTGGGCGGGGCCTCGATCCCGATGATTCTGATGAGCTTTGGGGCCTCCCTGAACACCACCACGGTGCTTGATTCGCCCAAGGATCGCTCGCGGGTGCTCCTGGCCACGGGGTTGAAAACCCTGGTCATGCCGCTGCTGGCCTGGTTACTCACCCTGGGTCTGGGGCTGGAAGGCGAGGAACGCTACGCCGCGATCATTCTGGCGGCGCTGCCCACCGCGCAGAACGTGTATAACTACGCCGCCACGTTCCAGAAGGGCACCATCGTGGCGCGCGATACCGTGCTGCTCACCACCTTTACCTCCCTGCCGGTGATGCTGACCATCGCGGTGCTCAGCGGAAGGTAA
- a CDS encoding 1,4-dihydroxy-2-naphthoate polyprenyltransferase, which produces MPSSPQHRSATPADWWAGARPHTWANALAPVIAGTGAAAFQGGASWWRALLALAVAWALIIGVNYANDYSDGIRGTDDDRSGPLRLTGSGLATPQAVKRAAFLSFAVAGVAGIALSLSSSWWLILVGAGCIAGAWFYTGGSRPYGYRGLGEVAVFVFFGLVAVLGTEYTQAGAASWVGLACAVGVGSISAAVNLANNLRDIPSDSASGKITLAVRLGDAPTRRLFCALVAVPFVVSLVLAVSATWWALLGLLAVPLGVVGTQPVRRGATGAALIPVLGSTGRAMLVWSVAMFVGFLLA; this is translated from the coding sequence ATGCCTTCCTCCCCGCAGCACCGCAGCGCCACCCCCGCCGATTGGTGGGCCGGCGCCCGCCCCCACACCTGGGCCAATGCCCTCGCCCCCGTCATCGCAGGCACCGGGGCCGCCGCGTTCCAGGGCGGCGCGAGTTGGTGGCGCGCCCTGCTCGCCCTCGCGGTGGCCTGGGCGCTGATCATCGGGGTGAACTACGCCAACGATTACTCCGACGGTATCCGCGGCACCGATGACGATCGCTCCGGCCCCCTGCGGCTCACCGGCTCCGGCCTGGCCACCCCGCAGGCGGTGAAGCGCGCGGCCTTCCTTTCCTTTGCCGTGGCCGGTGTGGCGGGCATCGCCCTGAGCCTGAGCAGCAGTTGGTGGCTGATCCTGGTGGGTGCGGGGTGCATTGCCGGTGCCTGGTTCTACACCGGCGGTTCCCGCCCCTATGGTTACCGGGGCCTGGGCGAGGTGGCGGTGTTCGTGTTCTTTGGCCTGGTGGCCGTGCTGGGCACGGAATACACTCAGGCCGGGGCGGCGTCCTGGGTGGGGCTGGCCTGCGCCGTGGGCGTGGGCTCCATCTCCGCCGCGGTAAACCTGGCTAATAACCTGCGCGATATTCCCTCCGATTCCGCCAGCGGCAAGATCACCCTCGCCGTCCGGCTTGGCGACGCCCCCACGCGCCGCCTCTTCTGCGCCCTCGTCGCCGTGCCCTTCGTGGTTTCCCTCGTCCTCGCGGTGAGCGCAACGTGGTGGGCGCTGTTGGGGCTGCTTGCGGTGCCGCTGGGGGTCGTCGGCACGCAGCCGGTGCGCCGTGGGGCGACGGGGGCCGCGCTCATTCCGGTGCTGGGGAGCACGGGGCGGGCTATGTTGGTGTGGTCGGTGGCGATGTTCGTGGGCTTCCTGCTCGCCTAG
- a CDS encoding DUF417 family protein → MHTILTKIAGLERVGATLTRLGLIIVTVWIGALKIFDYEAQGIIPFVANSPFMSWLMRDPENYAANKIPEGAADAAAHAWHEANGTYTIALLIGGTIVTIGVLIALGWIWPKVGVIGSLLLVGMSVVTLSFLVTTPEVWVSDKGGGEGGFPLLAAPGRLVIKDAIMIGASLWSAADFARIAVRRNPQAGVTEG, encoded by the coding sequence ATGCACACTATATTGACCAAAATCGCCGGATTAGAGCGCGTGGGAGCCACGCTCACCCGGCTCGGCTTGATCATCGTCACCGTATGGATCGGCGCCCTTAAAATCTTTGATTACGAGGCACAGGGCATTATCCCCTTTGTGGCCAATAGCCCCTTTATGTCCTGGCTCATGCGCGACCCGGAAAACTACGCCGCCAACAAAATCCCCGAGGGCGCAGCCGATGCCGCCGCCCACGCCTGGCACGAGGCCAACGGCACCTATACCATCGCCCTGCTCATCGGCGGCACCATCGTGACCATCGGCGTGCTCATCGCCCTGGGCTGGATCTGGCCCAAGGTGGGCGTGATCGGCTCCCTGCTCCTGGTGGGCATGAGCGTGGTCACCCTCTCCTTCCTGGTGACCACGCCGGAAGTATGGGTGTCCGACAAGGGCGGCGGAGAGGGCGGCTTCCCGCTTCTGGCCGCGCCCGGCAGGCTGGTGATTAAAGACGCCATCATGATCGGCGCCTCGCTGTGGAGCGCGGCGGACTTTGCGCGAATCGCGGTGCGCCGGAACCCGCAGGCGGGGGTGACGGAGGGGTAA
- a CDS encoding glycosyltransferase — MWIRYVTGQVVSFFFTLFRLIPLRWNNRFSRSRIPAWKEHDRSEVLISLTTHGHRLRTVFLAIESVMRGSHRVPIVLWLDPEDYDRREAWPLSLKRLVRRGLTVRRGDGGLGPHAKYWNQFRVVAGSDTRVITIDDDVIYPEWFVDRLLTIGNLRLDAVVAYRAHRIELREGRLLPYMKWSPADTSEASLLHFATGVSGVCYPPAFIEYVVAQGMRFREVAPRADDVWLHVCALRSGHPVRQVFANPRNFAVIPSAQLSALIVSNGMGGGNDDQIERAYTPQDVARLVEISEQED, encoded by the coding sequence ATGTGGATCAGGTATGTTACCGGCCAGGTGGTCAGTTTCTTTTTCACGCTTTTCCGTCTTATCCCGCTGCGCTGGAATAATCGCTTTTCTCGGTCGCGCATTCCCGCGTGGAAAGAGCACGATCGCAGCGAGGTGCTCATCTCCTTGACCACGCACGGCCACCGTTTGCGCACGGTATTTTTGGCTATTGAATCGGTCATGCGTGGCTCGCACCGGGTGCCCATTGTGTTGTGGCTCGATCCCGAGGATTATGACCGTCGGGAGGCCTGGCCGCTCAGCCTCAAGCGGCTGGTACGCCGTGGCCTGACCGTGCGCCGAGGTGATGGAGGGCTGGGCCCGCACGCCAAGTATTGGAATCAATTTCGCGTGGTGGCGGGCTCGGATACCCGCGTGATCACCATTGACGATGACGTGATCTACCCCGAGTGGTTCGTCGATCGCCTGCTCACCATTGGAAATCTGCGCCTGGACGCGGTGGTGGCGTATCGGGCCCACCGCATCGAACTGCGCGAGGGGCGCTTGCTGCCGTACATGAAGTGGAGCCCCGCCGATACCAGTGAGGCCAGCCTGCTGCACTTTGCCACCGGGGTTTCGGGTGTGTGCTACCCACCCGCCTTCATCGAATACGTGGTGGCGCAGGGCATGAGGTTCCGGGAGGTGGCCCCGCGTGCGGATGACGTTTGGCTGCACGTGTGCGCGTTGCGTTCCGGTCACCCGGTGCGCCAGGTCTTTGCCAATCCGCGCAACTTTGCCGTCATTCCCTCCGCCCAATTAAGCGCCCTGATCGTGAGTAATGGCATGGGTGGCGGAAACGATGATCAAATCGAGAGGGCCTATACCCCGCAGGACGTGGCCCGTCTGGTGGAAATCAGCGAGCAGGAGGATTAG
- the menE gene encoding o-succinylbenzoate--CoA ligase produces MTERILEPLVIPSADPAAILPDLQEAIAGQRSLLPLPDNDPARAQLLRTTQRAGQEIDPEVALVVGTSGSTGTPKGAELTALNLVSSADATHQALGGEGTWLLAMPGHYIAGLQVLVRSLVAGTEPVCLDLRSGFHVPTFARAVRRLAGGRAYTALTPAQLLKALDYLEGIEALRTFNAVLVGGAPLRAADARAAAGLGIRVVRTYGASETSGGCVYDGHPLPGAHVRLGEGDRIHLGGPMIARGYRNAPGHEAFAEEGWFATSDAGALDDADMLTVRGRLDAVIDSGGLKLHPEVLEQHLREVPGVTEACVVGVPHPRLGQAIAVAYTGSAEPGNLIEALDDLPRWQLPKELRRVASLPRTGSGKIHRAGVTDLLTRG; encoded by the coding sequence ATGACCGAGCGCATTCTCGAACCCCTCGTCATTCCCAGCGCCGATCCCGCCGCGATCCTGCCCGATCTTCAAGAGGCCATCGCCGGGCAGCGCAGCCTCCTGCCCCTGCCGGATAACGATCCCGCCCGGGCGCAACTTCTGCGCACCACACAGCGCGCGGGGCAGGAGATCGACCCCGAGGTGGCCCTGGTGGTGGGTACCTCGGGGTCCACGGGTACGCCCAAGGGGGCGGAACTCACCGCGCTCAACCTCGTGAGCAGCGCGGACGCCACCCACCAGGCCCTCGGGGGTGAGGGCACCTGGCTGCTCGCCATGCCGGGGCACTACATCGCGGGGCTTCAGGTTCTGGTGCGCTCCCTCGTGGCGGGCACCGAACCGGTGTGCCTCGACCTGCGCTCCGGTTTTCACGTGCCCACCTTTGCCCGGGCGGTGCGTCGATTAGCGGGCGGGCGGGCCTACACCGCGCTCACCCCTGCGCAGTTACTCAAGGCCCTGGATTATCTGGAGGGGATCGAGGCGCTGCGTACCTTTAACGCCGTGCTCGTGGGCGGGGCTCCCCTGCGCGCCGCCGACGCCCGCGCGGCCGCCGGGCTGGGAATCCGCGTGGTGCGCACCTACGGGGCCTCCGAGACCTCCGGGGGCTGCGTGTACGACGGCCACCCGCTTCCCGGCGCGCACGTGCGCCTGGGCGAGGGCGATCGGATTCACCTGGGCGGGCCGATGATCGCGCGCGGATACCGCAACGCCCCCGGCCACGAGGCCTTTGCCGAGGAAGGCTGGTTTGCCACGAGCGACGCCGGGGCGCTTGACGACGCCGATATGCTCACCGTGCGCGGCAGGCTCGACGCGGTGATCGATTCCGGGGGGCTCAAACTCCACCCGGAGGTGCTCGAGCAGCACCTGCGCGAGGTACCCGGTGTGACGGAGGCCTGCGTGGTGGGGGTGCCCCACCCGCGCCTGGGCCAGGCCATCGCCGTGGCCTATACCGGCAGCGCGGAACCCGGCAATCTCATCGAGGCCCTGGACGATCTTCCGCGCTGGCAACTACCCAAGGAACTGCGGCGAGTGGCCTCCCTGCCGCGCACCGGCTCCGGAAAGATTCACCGCGCGGGTGTGACGGACCTCCTGACTAGGGGCTAA
- a CDS encoding DoxX family protein, with product MTCAGSPSPIEFVVVSIIKDFGLLIARLLLGTILIAHGWQKVSDISSVQGMFEGMGVPLPQVSALIAAAIEFGGGIALILGLLTPVVGVLAALNMLGAALIAHMGNGVLASDGGWELPGAIGACALVLAVAGPGRIAADAFLFRSRSATATAEA from the coding sequence CTGACTTGCGCGGGGAGTCCCAGCCCCATAGAGTTTGTTGTCGTTTCAATAATTAAAGATTTTGGACTCCTCATCGCCCGCCTGCTCCTGGGCACCATCCTGATTGCCCACGGCTGGCAAAAGGTGAGCGACATCAGCTCCGTTCAGGGCATGTTCGAGGGCATGGGCGTACCACTTCCCCAGGTCAGCGCGCTCATCGCCGCTGCCATCGAGTTCGGCGGCGGCATCGCCCTGATCCTGGGCCTGCTTACCCCGGTCGTCGGCGTGCTGGCAGCCCTGAACATGCTGGGCGCCGCGCTCATCGCGCACATGGGTAACGGCGTGCTCGCCTCCGACGGCGGTTGGGAACTCCCCGGCGCAATCGGCGCCTGCGCGCTTGTCCTGGCCGTGGCCGGGCCGGGCCGCATCGCCGCGGACGCCTTCCTGTTCCGCTCCCGCTCCGCCACTGCCACCGCAGAGGCATAA
- a CDS encoding 1,4-dihydroxy-2-naphthoyl-CoA synthase: MSYSTQQPFDPDQWRAVEGFEDLTDITYHRHVGEHRRDGMVRIAFDRPEVRNAFRPHTVDELYRALDHARRTPDVGVVLLTGNGPSTKDGGWAFCSGGDQRIRGRSGYQYAEGETAETVDEQRVQVEGGRLHILEVQRLIRTMPKVVIAVVNGWAAGGGHSLHVVCDLTIASRQEARFKQTDADVGSFDAGYGSAYLAKQVGQKFAREIFFLGRAYDAETMQRMGAVNIVADHGELEAEAIQVAREINGKSPTAQRMLKFAFNLTDDGLMGQQVFAGEATRLAYMTDEAVEGKEAFLNKREPDWSGFPFYY, encoded by the coding sequence ATGAGTTACAGCACCCAGCAGCCCTTTGACCCCGATCAGTGGCGCGCCGTGGAGGGCTTTGAGGACCTCACGGACATTACCTATCACCGCCACGTGGGCGAACACCGCCGCGATGGCATGGTGCGCATCGCCTTTGACCGCCCCGAGGTGCGCAACGCCTTCCGCCCGCACACCGTGGACGAGTTGTATCGTGCGCTCGACCACGCCCGCCGCACCCCGGACGTGGGCGTGGTACTGCTCACCGGAAATGGCCCCAGCACCAAGGACGGCGGCTGGGCCTTCTGCTCGGGGGGCGATCAGCGGATTAGGGGCCGTTCCGGGTATCAGTACGCGGAGGGGGAAACCGCTGAGACCGTGGATGAGCAGCGAGTGCAGGTGGAGGGTGGCCGCCTGCATATCTTGGAGGTGCAGCGCCTGATCCGCACCATGCCCAAGGTGGTGATCGCGGTGGTCAATGGCTGGGCCGCCGGTGGGGGCCACTCGCTGCACGTGGTGTGCGATCTCACCATCGCCTCTCGCCAAGAGGCCCGCTTCAAGCAAACGGACGCGGACGTGGGCTCCTTCGACGCCGGCTACGGCAGCGCCTACCTGGCCAAGCAGGTGGGGCAGAAGTTTGCCAGAGAAATCTTCTTCCTCGGGCGCGCCTACGATGCCGAGACCATGCAGCGCATGGGGGCGGTGAACATCGTGGCCGATCACGGGGAGTTAGAGGCGGAGGCAATCCAGGTGGCCCGGGAGATCAATGGGAAGTCCCCCACGGCGCAGCGCATGTTGAAGTTCGCCTTCAATCTCACCGATGACGGCCTGATGGGACAACAGGTTTTTGCCGGTGAGGCCACCCGCCTGGCGTACATGACGGACGAGGCCGTGGAGGGCAAGGAGGCGTTCCTGAACAAGCGCGAACCGGATTGGTCCGGCTTCCCCTTCTACTACTGA
- a CDS encoding DUF559 domain-containing protein: MTDFWTTKDLRRGGLSPREIRKHIAQGSLERLAHGLYVSPKANDLTRLRAIRHRWPHVVFSGLTAAYLYGWEKLSWPISGLLPRQGSPIETDTVRLSRASISRTRVQQDLRVTSPVFTAQGLIQAWPRAKILNFLERSYSGLTGSEQYHRDFAALNPAAKNVMRKIAGSAIIGASSQTERRLAHALAEENLFTQSNVRVGPYVFDLKVVGQPILVEVDGQQFHTATDVFVRDRWKSNAAQRAGYLVLRYSDTCVDYALDDVVAQILHTARSPGIQLHSDVQAVHKWHRALHSSP, encoded by the coding sequence ATGACTGATTTTTGGACCACCAAGGATCTTCGCCGCGGCGGTCTTTCTCCGCGTGAGATAAGAAAACACATCGCGCAGGGCAGCCTAGAGCGATTGGCCCACGGCCTCTACGTCAGCCCCAAAGCGAATGATCTCACGCGCTTACGGGCGATTCGGCATCGCTGGCCCCACGTGGTTTTCTCCGGCCTCACGGCGGCTTATCTGTACGGGTGGGAGAAACTATCGTGGCCGATTTCTGGACTATTGCCCCGCCAGGGATCACCCATTGAGACGGACACGGTGAGGTTGAGCAGGGCGTCGATAAGCCGCACGCGCGTGCAGCAAGATCTGCGAGTGACCTCACCTGTGTTCACGGCGCAGGGGCTTATTCAGGCGTGGCCGCGCGCAAAAATCCTCAATTTTCTGGAGCGCTCCTACTCCGGTCTGACGGGATCCGAGCAGTATCATCGGGATTTCGCCGCGCTAAATCCTGCTGCGAAGAATGTCATGCGGAAGATAGCGGGTTCGGCCATCATTGGCGCGTCGAGTCAAACGGAGCGTCGGTTGGCTCACGCACTCGCCGAGGAAAACCTCTTTACCCAGTCCAATGTCCGGGTGGGGCCGTACGTGTTTGACCTCAAGGTGGTGGGACAACCAATTCTGGTGGAGGTGGACGGCCAGCAGTTTCACACCGCCACGGACGTCTTCGTCCGCGATAGATGGAAGTCCAACGCGGCACAGCGGGCGGGATACCTTGTGTTGAGGTACTCCGATACGTGTGTGGATTATGCGCTTGATGATGTGGTGGCGCAGATCCTTCACACGGCGCGGTCCCCGGGGATACAGCTGCACAGCGATGTCCAAGCGGTGCACAAATGGCACCGCGCCCTACACTCGTCTCCATGA
- a CDS encoding o-succinylbenzoate synthase → MTPSPSLDDLLDRIHVVALPMRARFRGVTTREALLIEGPQGWGEWAPFVEYSDEEAATWLAGALEAAFMGLPPTTQGYVEVNATIPAVEPQRVPELLARYPGCRTVKIKVAEKGQTLTDDVARVEAVRAEIPQARIRVDANRGWTLHQALEAARHLGSLDYMEQPCATVEELAALREALGEKNLNTRVAADESIRRARDPYRVAQLHAADVAVLKVAPLGGVRRLLDIARHMGEHAMSVTVASALDTAVGMNAGLVAAAALPHPQAPAGLGTQSLFIEDVAAPRSLVDGRLSTAAVVPEEARLRGLAASAERRQWWIERLGRCLDHLH, encoded by the coding sequence ATGACACCTTCTCCCTCCCTCGATGATCTCCTGGACAGAATCCACGTCGTCGCCCTCCCCATGCGGGCCCGTTTTCGGGGCGTGACCACCAGGGAGGCCCTGCTCATCGAGGGGCCGCAGGGGTGGGGGGAGTGGGCCCCGTTCGTGGAGTACTCCGATGAGGAGGCCGCCACCTGGCTGGCCGGTGCGCTGGAAGCCGCGTTCATGGGATTGCCGCCGACAACGCAGGGGTATGTGGAGGTCAATGCCACCATTCCCGCCGTGGAACCCCAGCGAGTGCCGGAGTTATTGGCCCGGTACCCGGGTTGCCGCACGGTGAAGATCAAGGTGGCGGAAAAGGGGCAGACCCTGACCGATGATGTGGCCCGGGTGGAGGCGGTGCGCGCGGAGATCCCCCAGGCCCGGATACGGGTGGATGCCAATAGGGGCTGGACTCTCCACCAAGCCCTGGAGGCCGCCCGGCATCTGGGTTCCCTGGATTATATGGAGCAGCCCTGCGCCACGGTGGAGGAATTGGCGGCTCTGCGGGAGGCCTTGGGGGAGAAGAACCTTAACACCCGTGTGGCGGCCGATGAGTCGATTCGTCGGGCGCGTGATCCGTACCGCGTGGCGCAACTCCATGCGGCGGACGTGGCGGTGTTGAAGGTCGCCCCCCTGGGCGGGGTGCGGAGGCTATTGGACATTGCTCGTCACATGGGGGAACACGCGATGAGCGTGACGGTGGCCAGCGCCCTGGATACAGCCGTGGGGATGAACGCCGGGTTGGTTGCGGCGGCGGCCCTGCCGCACCCCCAGGCGCCCGCGGGTTTGGGCACGCAGAGCCTTTTTATTGAGGACGTCGCCGCGCCGCGTAGCCTCGTCGATGGTCGCCTGAGTACCGCCGCTGTGGTCCCCGAGGAAGCGCGGTTGCGGGGGCTTGCGGCATCGGCGGAGCGTCGGCAGTGGTGGATCGAGCGCCTGGGGCGGTGCCTGGATCACCTACACTGA
- the menD gene encoding 2-succinyl-5-enolpyruvyl-6-hydroxy-3-cyclohexene-1-carboxylic-acid synthase, whose protein sequence is MSAPLLAREVAAAVAPYVTDVVLCPGSRNSALTLALLARRDLRVHVRIDERSAAFLALGMARQQRRPVAVVMTSGTAVANCLPAVIEAAQSHVPLVVLSADRPRALVGTGASQTIDQVGLFGSYAPTVQVEAPEDMGQIHQALADFPQVHLNVAFDIPLVPEALPAREGEAHRLRPTRTTEVDHGEVEVDLSRPTLVIAGDEAWEVEELAEVPTIAEPSAPTPFHPVHPLAAHLLIGTIGGQEGVESVTTKPEQVIVVGHPTLHRPVLALLEDPEVEVTVLSRTATITDPGRHARRVASRVKATGQTPQRWYSITQAASEMGAQAVREAVSSQEHGFTGLHVAAAVADSVAVGDSLFLAASNAVRDASFVGLPFSGVDTHTPRGAAGIDGTVSQAVGVALAAQAAEPDAVRAPRTVGLLGDLALLHDAGGMLIGPMEPRPENLTLVVANDDGGGIFETLEMGAPALRDSFERGFGTPHGARIEDLCAAYGVDYARAESLPELLAALDESEEAGGFRVIEARTRRDTRRDLHAALERAVRVRQ, encoded by the coding sequence GTGAGCGCTCCACTTTTGGCCCGAGAGGTGGCCGCAGCGGTAGCGCCGTATGTCACGGACGTGGTGCTGTGCCCCGGATCGCGCAATTCCGCGCTCACGCTGGCCCTCCTGGCTCGCCGTGACCTGCGGGTACACGTGCGCATTGATGAGCGCAGCGCGGCTTTCCTGGCGCTGGGTATGGCGCGGCAGCAGCGTCGCCCGGTGGCGGTGGTGATGACCTCGGGCACGGCGGTGGCCAATTGCCTGCCCGCGGTGATCGAGGCGGCGCAGTCGCACGTTCCGCTGGTGGTGCTCAGCGCGGATCGTCCCAGGGCACTGGTGGGCACGGGGGCGAGCCAGACGATTGATCAGGTGGGTCTTTTTGGCTCCTACGCTCCCACGGTGCAGGTGGAGGCTCCCGAGGACATGGGCCAGATCCACCAGGCCCTGGCCGATTTCCCCCAGGTGCACCTCAACGTCGCCTTTGACATCCCGCTGGTGCCGGAGGCCCTGCCCGCGCGGGAGGGTGAGGCGCATCGACTCCGTCCCACGAGGACCACGGAGGTGGATCACGGCGAGGTGGAGGTGGATCTGAGTCGCCCCACCCTGGTGATCGCGGGCGATGAGGCCTGGGAGGTGGAGGAACTCGCGGAGGTGCCCACCATCGCGGAACCTTCCGCGCCCACTCCGTTTCACCCGGTGCACCCGTTGGCGGCGCACCTGCTCATCGGCACCATCGGTGGCCAGGAGGGAGTGGAGAGCGTCACCACCAAGCCCGAGCAGGTGATCGTGGTGGGTCATCCCACCCTGCACCGCCCGGTGCTGGCCCTCTTGGAGGATCCCGAGGTGGAGGTCACGGTGCTCAGCCGCACCGCCACGATCACCGATCCGGGACGTCATGCGCGCCGGGTGGCCAGCCGGGTGAAAGCCACGGGGCAGACCCCGCAACGCTGGTACTCGATTACCCAGGCGGCCTCGGAGATGGGGGCGCAGGCGGTGCGGGAGGCGGTGTCCAGCCAGGAGCACGGGTTCACCGGGTTGCACGTGGCGGCAGCCGTGGCCGATAGCGTGGCGGTGGGGGATTCGTTGTTCCTCGCGGCGTCGAACGCGGTGCGCGATGCCTCCTTTGTGGGTTTGCCGTTTAGCGGCGTGGATACCCACACCCCCCGGGGCGCGGCGGGCATTGATGGCACGGTTTCCCAGGCGGTGGGCGTGGCCCTGGCCGCTCAGGCGGCGGAGCCGGATGCCGTGCGCGCCCCGCGCACCGTGGGATTGCTGGGGGATCTGGCTTTGCTTCACGACGCCGGCGGTATGCTCATCGGCCCGATGGAGCCGCGCCCGGAGAACCTCACGCTGGTGGTGGCCAATGACGACGGCGGCGGGATCTTCGAGACCCTGGAGATGGGCGCGCCCGCGCTGCGCGATTCCTTCGAGCGTGGCTTTGGCACCCCGCACGGGGCGCGGATCGAGGACCTGTGCGCGGCCTATGGCGTGGACTACGCCCGAGCGGAGAGCCTGCCGGAACTCCTGGCGGCCCTGGATGAGTCCGAGGAGGCGGGTGGTTTCCGGGTGATCGAGGCCCGCACGCGGCGCGATACCCGCCGGGATTTGCACGCTGCCCTGGAACGCGCGGTGCGGGTGCGGCAATGA
- a CDS encoding DUF3592 domain-containing protein, whose protein sequence is MRSRVLHRTRQAVIGAYVLALLGCVAMLVGPWLNDRTIEQDPGRALATVTGVTTWRTTVEYQDEQGMYHLPATGLLYPSGLGEGQNVWVTYARTDPDLVKVEGREWTLAVVPAASVALAATLLAGLWWWAAGVAFRSPKVRDSVT, encoded by the coding sequence ATGAGATCGCGGGTGTTGCACCGCACCCGGCAGGCGGTGATCGGGGCCTATGTGTTGGCGCTGCTGGGGTGCGTGGCCATGCTGGTGGGGCCGTGGTTGAACGATCGCACCATCGAGCAGGATCCCGGCCGCGCCCTGGCCACGGTCACGGGCGTGACCACCTGGCGCACCACGGTGGAGTATCAGGACGAGCAGGGCATGTATCACCTCCCCGCCACAGGCCTGCTGTATCCCTCGGGCCTGGGGGAGGGGCAAAACGTGTGGGTCACCTATGCGCGCACCGATCCCGATCTGGTGAAGGTGGAGGGGCGTGAGTGGACGCTCGCGGTGGTGCCTGCCGCCTCCGTGGCCCTCGCGGCCACGCTGCTGGCGGGGCTATGGTGGTGGGCGGCCGGGGTCGCGTTCCGTTCACCAAAAGTTCGCGATTCTGTTACCTGA